Genomic segment of Ewingella sp. CoE-038-23:
GCCAGCTGGCTGGGTGAAATTCCGTTGGGTGCGTTCACGTAGGTGTCGCCATAGGTTCGGCGGCTATCAATCGTGGTTTTGCTTTCCGTTTTAACCTGTTTCATCAAGCCTTCACGCGGCAGGGCGGCGCTCGCCCTGTTGCCGGTGACCAGTGATTGACCGTTCAACGCAGGCGCGGCGGGCTGTGGCAAGCTTGGCGCTGGAGCGCTGACCGGCATCGTCGGCTGCGCTGTCTTCACGCGGGCCAACGTGCTGGCCTGCGGCATGACATTTTGCGCAGGCACGGCCAACGGATTGGGCTGACTTCTTGGCACGGCGTTTTGTGTCGGTACCGCGACGGGCACCGGCTGCGGCACGGCAACCTGTGACGGGGTGTTTACCGCGGCGGGCACCTTCACGCCTTCGGTTGTGCCGGTGGTTTTAAGGTCAATGCTGACGCCGGGTATTTTGTTAAGTTTTTCAACAATCCAGTTGTAGGTCGACGCAAAGGTATTTTTCAGGATGTCGAAAAGCTTGTTGAATACGTTGCCGATAGTCTCTGAAAACCCTTCAAACGCGGCCACAGGTGACAGCCCAGTGAAGAAAGCGACGGTCTTGTCCCAGCCGTCTGTAATGCTGGCCCAGACGTCGGCAAATACCTGGCCGACATCCTGAATGACCGACATCACCCACTTAAAGGCTTCGGTTTCCATCACCGCCGCTTTCAGCTTGTCCCAGTGCTTAATCACGTACCACACGCCGATAGCCAGGGCGGCAAGGCCCAAAATAATAAGGGTGATCGGGCTGGTTAAAAGCTGCATGGCTACGCCTGCGAACATGGTCGCCGCACCATAGATGCGCATAGCCAGGGCACCGGCTTTTAACACGCCGTTCCACAGCACCAGGGCAATACGGCAGACGCCCGTCCAGACCGCCAGTAATTTGGACTGGATCCACAAACCGGCCAGACCAAGGCGGGTTAACAGCAGTGAAGGGCGCATTAGATTAAGCGTCCATGTCAACGCCTTCCAGGCACCGCCCAGCATGAACGCTATGCCTTTCAGCCCCATCATGGTGAAACCAAAAATACCCATGGCGATATTGGCCGCCGCACCGGCCAGCCCGAACGACAGCACGGCCAAGGTGATGTAACCCATCCAGCGGGCGATATTGGGGAACATTTCCAGCCAGCGGGCGAACTTGGTGCCGACTGCGGCCACCTTGTTCATCAGCGGGGTGAGGATTGGCATCAGGGTGTTACCCAGCGCCACGCGAATGGCATAAAAAGAGGCGGTGATACGTTCCCACGGCTTCGCCATGCGCTCGGCCATTTCCTGCGCCCGCTTCATGCCGTCGTTGCGGCCTAATTCGGTAATGCTCTTGTTCAGGGTGTTTTGCTGGCCGTACAGCTTTTTAATGACGTCGGCACCGCCGCCAAAGGCGGCATCAAGCGCCTGTTGGGCCTTGACGTTGCCTTCGATGCTCTTGCCGTATTTGTCCTGCACCTTTTGCAGAATGTCGCCCATAGGCAACATCTTGCCGGTGGCGTCGACAAAGCTCATGCCCAGCTTCTGCGCGGCGGCGGGGGCGCTGCGTAGGAACTGCTCGTAAATGCCGCTGGACTCGGTGCCCATGGTGCGCGACAGGGTGCCCAGCACGGCGAACTGTTCTTCCATGCTGACGCCAAAGTCGGCCCCGGCGTTTTTGGTGCCTTCCATCAATTCCTGCATGGTCGACATTTTGACGCCGAAATTTTGCACCATATACGCGGTTTTACCCGCTAACTGCTCGGCAAACTCGACGTGTCCCAGGCTGGACAGTTCGCGATTGAACCGCGAGGCCATCGCGCCGATATATTCCCCGGCTTCTTCGCCGCTGGCTTTGACACCTGCGGCCAGCGTGTTGGCCGCCACGGTCACGCGCGGTAAATCCTGGTCAGCGAGTCCATGCATCGCCCCTTTAATGGCGTAGCTGGAGTTGACCACGTCGACCGCGCTTTTGCCGTATTGCATGCTGAAACGTAGCGCGGAACTGGACAGCTTCTTCAGCGTGTCGTCGGCCACGCCTTTAGCGCCGACTTCTGACAGCGCCGCGTTCATCTCATACGCGGGAGCGACAACGCCCCGGATGGACTGCGCGACCGCCCAAATTGCAGCGGTGCCAATGCCGATTTTGGTAAATGACGCCTGCGATTTTTCCGCAAAGCCGGACAGCGACGACTGGGCCGTTTTAAGCGGTCGCGTCAGCTTGTCGATTAGGCTAAGAGTAAAATCCAAATGGCTCATGTCATGTTCCGTTAAAGGCTATCGCTATGCCCTCGGCCGTTTTATGGGCCTTGGTTTGGGCAAAATATTCATCCAGCCACAGCGCGCGGGCTATGTTCTCTTCGCTGTCGTCGGCGTGGGGCAGGTAGTAACTGCGCAGGGCGAGATACTGCTCTAACGGGTTGGCGCGAATGGCCGCCACCCGTGCGGTCAGTTTTTTATTTCAATCTCAACCTGCGGGGAGTAAATCGAATTGACCTTCTCCACGATTTGCATTTCAACGCCGGGGTAATCCTCGGTCAGCTTGTTAAGTGCCTCTTTGCTGTCCGGCGAGACGATGCGGCCCAGATAGGTGACCATCGGCGCGATTTTGTTGGTTGGCGACATTTCGTTAATCAGGCCGTTGAATGCGGTTTTGTTCGGCTCGAAAGACAGGTCAATACCGGCCACGGTCAGGGTGATCACTTTGTTTTTTACTTGGCTCATTGCTCTAAATCCTTACGTTGTCGAATGATGCCCACCAGGGCGTTATGTCTTACCGCGCAGGCGGTATAAAGGTTTTGGTACCGTGTCAGCGCCGCGTCGAAATCAGTGCCGGTCGGCCCTGAAAGGCGAGGCAGCGTGACCGGGCACAGGGCTAGCTGGTTTTCCTGATAGGGTTCGCTCGGCTTTATCAACACTTTGGTTGAACAGCCGGACATACTCATCAGAAGCGCAAACGTTGCTAAACACCGGCTTAATAACTTCCGTGCGGGTTTCCCGCTCGGTGTGAATTTCATTGGCTTTCAACTCCGCGATTTTGGCTTCCAGCGCTTCCCCCGACTGGCGGGTGACTTCGGTCACCACGCGGCGGGTTTCATCCGCTGACTGATTGGCCGCCAGTTCGGTTTGGGCGTTATGCCAGCTATGCGCCGACCAGCCGAAAAGGAACGCGGCGGCCAAAATCAGCAGGTGCCCCCAGGCGGCACGCATTAGCGCACCCCGTTATGTTCAAGGCTGAAGTGGTTGCCGTCCGGTTTCTTGAACCGACCGCCCCAGCTACCGCCTAGGCTTTCCCAGTATTCGCCCAGCGGTAAAAACGCTTTGCTGTCGGTCTGGTAAACGCCCCCAATAAACAGGTTAAAGTCGATAGCCAGGCGCTGAATGTGCAGGCTGTTGACAATACCGGCACCGCTGGCGGCGTTAAGCTTGGCCTGTTCCGGTGTGCGGTAGGCTTCGCCCAGCGTCAGGGCGTAACCGTTGGCAAACGACCAGGCAATCAACTGGCCGACCATTTGCGTGAACTGCTGTTGTTTCTGGCTCAGTGTCATGGGGTGTCATCCCTTTTTTTGGTCAGACGTTGGTCTAACCAGCGTTTGAAATATTCTTCAATCACCGCGCTGCCCAAAATGCCAAGGGCGCAGGCCACTCCAATAACTGCGAGTTCCGGCATATCGTCGAATTTCAGCAGCGCCAGACCGGCCATAAGGGAAACCGCCGACCCTAAAATCGTGCGGCCTACCAGCTTGCGGGCGGTGATCCGCTCGTTGCTGACCATCAACTGACCGACGCCAATCAGCGCCCCTATCAGGATGAGTTTTGCAAAGAGCGACGTTTCTCCGTTTGGCATGTCGTTACCCTTTCAAGTCGCGCGTGTCGCGGGCTGACAGGTACGGGACGCCGTCGATATGAATAAAATCGGGGCTGGTCACCATGAATTTGATTTTCTTCGTGGTCGCCTTGGCGTCGTTGGGGGTGATGCCCACAACGTCGGTCAGCATCGGCACGCAGCCGAATACCTCGATTTTTTCTTCTTCGTTGCCCGCGTTGCCGTAGAACAGGAAGTCTTTTTCCCCAATCCCGCGCCATGAGCCAGCGGCACGCGCCACGGCCCCGAATTTCTTGAAGTTCAGCGCGTCGATTTCGAGTTCAACGTCGGCACTGACCGACCCTTTTACATGGCCGTTGGGTACGCCGCGCGTTTGCACGGCGGCGCTGTTATCGGTGATGGTCACCGTGGCGCTTTCAACGTGGATCATGACGCCGTCATAGTTCACATCGAAGGAGCCGCCGCTTAAGCGTTCTGACATGGTTAGCTCTCCAGTGAGGTATCGAGTTCGATACTGATGCTGATTTCTTTCGCAGACTCATAAGGGCGCACCACAATGAAAATTTGCACCTTGACTGATGAAGTCCAGACGATTGAAACGTCGCCTTGTTTGGGTGGTTTCACTTCGCCCGGGAATTCAATCCCGTTGATTTGCGAGGTGATCGCCATTTCGCGCAGCGGCTTGCCGAAATACGTTTCGTTTGCCGCAATGCTGCCCGGCGTGCTGTTAAGCGAGCGGTCAGCGATTTTCGGGATAGCCCGCAAACGCACCTTGCGCGAGGCTTTATCCACAATGCGCACGTTCTCAATCGTCTGATAATCGCCGCCTTCAACGTCGAGCGTCCGACCGTCCGACCAGTAAATCCCGTCGAAATCGTGGTACCACATCGGCACGCTGTAGCGCAGGGCTTCAAGCGACTGCAACACGGCGAGGTCGATTTCCACACCGGTGCCGTCAACGGGCAGGCCGTCGCGACCCAGCGCGGTAAGTGCGCCGGTAGCAACACGCGCCGGACTGTCGGCGATGGTGACCGAACGGTTACACAGGCGGCCCGCTAAAGCGCCCGGCTCGTTACCCCAAAGGCGGGGCACCAGCTGCACGCCCGGAGAGGCGATTTTGTCTTGAAGCGCGGCCATACGAATAAGGTAAGCAGGCCATGTTTCGGTGGTTTCCGGGCCACCCACGGACAGGGCGAACCACACGAAACGGCCAAACTTGGCTTTCAGGGTGTTACGCATCTCGCTGGCGCGGTTGATGGTTGCCTGTTGGTCGATATCAAACGCGAGGACAACGCCTTCGACTGATGCCACGTTCTGGCCCGCCGTGACGGCGGCCATCCAGTCATCATCGGGTTTTGATTCATCCTTCGCGCCTAAAACGTGCACGTAGGCAAACCAGTTTTGACCGGCGTTATTGCT
This window contains:
- a CDS encoding phage protein codes for the protein MSERLSGGSFDVNYDGVMIHVESATVTITDNSAAVQTRGVPNGHVKGSVSADVELEIDALNFKKFGAVARAAGSWRGIGEKDFLFYGNAGNEEEKIEVFGCVPMLTDVVGITPNDAKATTKKIKFMVTSPDFIHIDGVPYLSARDTRDLKG
- a CDS encoding DUF6890 family protein, with protein sequence MAAIRANPLEQYLALRSYYLPHADDSEENIARALWLDEYFAQTKAHKTAEGIAIAFNGT
- a CDS encoding DUF2586 domain-containing protein, translated to MTWPLVNVSQINRYNGTTKDVERVVLFVGYGDTNVGKTQAINTATDLNKALGDKDSLLKSLVSAASNNAGQNWFAYVHVLGAKDESKPDDDWMAAVTAGQNVASVEGVVLAFDIDQQATINRASEMRNTLKAKFGRFVWFALSVGGPETTETWPAYLIRMAALQDKIASPGVQLVPRLWGNEPGALAGRLCNRSVTIADSPARVATGALTALGRDGLPVDGTGVEIDLAVLQSLEALRYSVPMWYHDFDGIYWSDGRTLDVEGGDYQTIENVRIVDKASRKVRLRAIPKIADRSLNSTPGSIAANETYFGKPLREMAITSQINGIEFPGEVKPPKQGDVSIVWTSSVKVQIFIVVRPYESAKEISISIELDTSLES
- a CDS encoding holin; protein product: MPNGETSLFAKLILIGALIGVGQLMVSNERITARKLVGRTILGSAVSLMAGLALLKFDDMPELAVIGVACALGILGSAVIEEYFKRWLDQRLTKKRDDTP
- a CDS encoding putative phage tail assembly chaperone — its product is MSQVKNKVITLTVAGIDLSFEPNKTAFNGLINEMSPTNKIAPMVTYLGRIVSPDSKEALNKLTEDYPGVEMQIVEKVNSIYSPQVEIEIKN
- a CDS encoding M15 family metallopeptidase — encoded protein: MTLSQKQQQFTQMVGQLIAWSFANGYALTLGEAYRTPEQAKLNAASGAGIVNSLHIQRLAIDFNLFIGGVYQTDSKAFLPLGEYWESLGGSWGGRFKKPDGNHFSLEHNGVR
- a CDS encoding phage tail tape measure protein, with amino-acid sequence MSHLDFTLSLIDKLTRPLKTAQSSLSGFAEKSQASFTKIGIGTAAIWAVAQSIRGVVAPAYEMNAALSEVGAKGVADDTLKKLSSSALRFSMQYGKSAVDVVNSSYAIKGAMHGLADQDLPRVTVAANTLAAGVKASGEEAGEYIGAMASRFNRELSSLGHVEFAEQLAGKTAYMVQNFGVKMSTMQELMEGTKNAGADFGVSMEEQFAVLGTLSRTMGTESSGIYEQFLRSAPAAAQKLGMSFVDATGKMLPMGDILQKVQDKYGKSIEGNVKAQQALDAAFGGGADVIKKLYGQQNTLNKSITELGRNDGMKRAQEMAERMAKPWERITASFYAIRVALGNTLMPILTPLMNKVAAVGTKFARWLEMFPNIARWMGYITLAVLSFGLAGAAANIAMGIFGFTMMGLKGIAFMLGGAWKALTWTLNLMRPSLLLTRLGLAGLWIQSKLLAVWTGVCRIALVLWNGVLKAGALAMRIYGAATMFAGVAMQLLTSPITLIILGLAALAIGVWYVIKHWDKLKAAVMETEAFKWVMSVIQDVGQVFADVWASITDGWDKTVAFFTGLSPVAAFEGFSETIGNVFNKLFDILKNTFASTYNWIVEKLNKIPGVSIDLKTTGTTEGVKVPAAVNTPSQVAVPQPVPVAVPTQNAVPRSQPNPLAVPAQNVMPQASTLARVKTAQPTMPVSAPAPSLPQPAAPALNGQSLVTGNRASAALPREGLMKQVKTESKTTIDSRRTYGDTYVNAPNGISPSQLAEWQEMQAG